A stretch of the Streptomyces venezuelae genome encodes the following:
- a CDS encoding cell division protein SepF, with amino-acid sequence MAGAMRKMAVYLGLVEDDRYDNPGYDPDDEFEPEPELERSRDRDRRQQPVHQPPVTDEPVRVAQPPAPREPIPLPVENGRPARIAPVASITPDRPNQEKNAPVIMPKVVSEREPYRITTLHPRTYNEARTIGEHFREGTPVIMNLTEMDDTDAKRLVDFAAGLVFGLHGSIERVTQKVFLLSPANVDVTAEDKARIAEGGFFNQS; translated from the coding sequence ATGGCCGGCGCAATGCGCAAGATGGCGGTCTACCTCGGCCTCGTGGAGGACGACCGGTACGACAACCCCGGATACGACCCCGATGACGAGTTCGAGCCGGAGCCGGAGCTGGAGCGCTCCCGGGACCGGGATCGCCGGCAACAGCCGGTGCACCAACCGCCCGTAACGGACGAACCGGTACGAGTCGCCCAGCCTCCGGCGCCCCGCGAGCCGATCCCGTTGCCGGTGGAAAACGGACGACCCGCACGAATCGCCCCCGTGGCATCCATCACACCCGACCGCCCGAATCAGGAGAAGAACGCCCCCGTGATCATGCCCAAGGTCGTGTCCGAGCGGGAGCCGTACCGCATTACGACACTGCACCCCCGGACCTACAACGAGGCCCGTACCATCGGGGAACACTTCCGCGAGGGCACTCCGGTGATCATGAACCTGACCGAGATGGACGACACTGACGCGAAGCGTCTGGTCGACTTCGCGGCCGGGCTGGTGTTCGGACTGCACGGCAGCATTGAACGCGTGACACAGAAGGTGTTCCTGCTGTCGCCTGCTAACGTCGATGTCACGGCGGAGGACAAGGCCCGCATTGCAGAGGGCGGGTTCTTCAACCAGAGCTAG
- a CDS encoding DivIVA domain-containing protein: MPLTPEDVRNKQFTTVRLREGYDEDEVDAFLDEVEAELTRLLRENEDLRAKLAAATRAAAQNQQQQGMRKPEPQDQRGPGAPVPAAISGPPVQQGPPQMGPPQLPGGAPQLPPGPGGQGPQGPGPMGGPMGGPMQQHPMAGNPSMGGQNPLGQQMQPMGQQMQPMGQQMGQQMQPMGQQMQPMGHQPQLPQPGQGPGGDSAARVLSLAQQTADQAIAEARSEANKIVGEARSRAEGLERDARAKADALERDAQEKHRVAMGSLESARATLERKVEDLRGFEREYRTRLKSYLESQLRQLETQADDSLAPPRTPATASLPPSPAPSMAPAGAMGHSMGAPSPMAPPSPMGGGPSYGGQQQMSPAMTQPMAPVRPASPQPMQQAPSPMRGFLIDEDDN, encoded by the coding sequence ATGCCGCTGACTCCCGAGGACGTGCGGAACAAACAGTTCACAACCGTCCGCCTTCGAGAAGGCTATGACGAGGACGAGGTCGATGCCTTCCTCGACGAGGTCGAAGCCGAACTGACGCGCCTGCTGCGCGAGAACGAGGACCTGCGCGCCAAGCTGGCCGCAGCGACCCGGGCCGCCGCGCAGAACCAGCAGCAGCAGGGCATGCGCAAGCCGGAGCCGCAGGACCAGCGCGGTCCGGGCGCCCCGGTGCCCGCCGCCATATCCGGCCCGCCGGTCCAGCAGGGTCCCCCGCAGATGGGTCCGCCCCAGCTGCCGGGCGGCGCGCCGCAGCTCCCGCCGGGCCCCGGCGGCCAGGGCCCGCAGGGTCCCGGCCCGATGGGCGGCCCCATGGGCGGTCCGATGCAGCAGCACCCGATGGCGGGCAACCCGTCCATGGGCGGCCAGAACCCGCTCGGGCAGCAGATGCAGCCGATGGGTCAGCAGATGCAGCCCATGGGCCAGCAGATGGGCCAGCAGATGCAGCCCATGGGGCAGCAGATGCAGCCGATGGGCCACCAGCCGCAGCTGCCGCAGCCCGGCCAGGGCCCCGGTGGCGACAGCGCCGCGCGTGTCCTCTCGCTCGCCCAGCAGACCGCCGACCAGGCGATCGCGGAGGCCCGCTCCGAGGCCAACAAGATCGTCGGCGAGGCGCGCAGCCGCGCCGAGGGCCTGGAGCGGGACGCCCGTGCCAAGGCCGACGCCCTGGAGCGGGACGCGCAGGAGAAGCACCGCGTCGCGATGGGCTCCCTGGAGTCCGCCCGCGCCACGCTGGAGCGCAAGGTCGAGGACCTGCGGGGCTTCGAGCGTGAGTACCGTACGCGTCTGAAGTCCTACCTGGAGTCGCAGCTGCGCCAGCTGGAGACCCAGGCCGACGACTCGCTGGCCCCGCCGCGCACCCCGGCCACCGCCTCGCTGCCGCCGTCCCCGGCGCCGTCGATGGCTCCGGCCGGCGCGATGGGCCACTCCATGGGGGCCCCGTCCCCGATGGCGCCCCCGTCCCCGATGGGCGGCGGCCCGTCGTACGGCGGTCAGCAGCAGATGTCGCCGGCGATGACCCAGCCGATGGCTCCGGTGCGGCCGGCCAGTCCGCAGCCGATGCAGCAGGCGCCGTCGCCGATGCGCGGCTTCCTGATCGACGAGGACGACAACTAG
- a CDS encoding Na+/H+ antiporter has protein sequence MDQLLLLFVLLFGAVVTVPLGDRLGLPAPVLMTLAGVALALVPAIPNVDIPPEFILPLVLPPLLYASVQRTSWRQFAANVRPILLLAVALVFVTTAAVAGVAHAVVPGLPIAAAVALGALVAPPDPVAATAVAGSLGLPRRMVSILEGEGLFNDVTAIVLYHVAVAAAVSGSFSWPQALGEFVLSAVVALAVGLALGWVANRLMGLLGDATLQIGLTLLVPFVSYVLAEELQGSGVLAVLTTALFLAEYASDADDVLGRLAGHTFWEIVDTLVTGVAFGLIGLELHTVFSTAHGRWGQLAGWAVAVIAVVVGVRLVWLLPAAWLARKLHTRRDWDEEIPLSWRESVVMWWAGMRGVASVALALAIPLRTDDGQPFPARDEIIFIAFAVIMTTLVVQGLTLPWLVRRLGVEPDTDAERAFERRLALRAAKAAKRRLKEIQEVEELPEDLVETLYRRAYDVGARISPDLVDEERREAYAQRVARIRDVQRIQREMMSAARHEVLAARSEPGADPEVVDRVLRHLDVRSLRTS, from the coding sequence GTGGATCAGCTCCTCCTCCTCTTCGTGCTGCTGTTCGGCGCCGTGGTCACCGTGCCACTCGGGGACCGGCTGGGCCTGCCCGCGCCGGTGCTGATGACCCTGGCCGGGGTGGCGCTGGCCCTGGTGCCGGCCATCCCGAACGTCGACATCCCGCCCGAGTTCATCCTGCCGCTGGTGCTGCCGCCGCTGCTCTACGCCTCCGTGCAGCGCACCTCCTGGCGCCAGTTCGCGGCCAATGTGCGGCCCATCCTGCTGCTGGCCGTGGCCCTGGTCTTCGTCACCACCGCCGCGGTCGCCGGCGTCGCCCATGCCGTGGTGCCCGGGCTGCCGATCGCCGCGGCGGTGGCGCTGGGCGCGCTGGTCGCCCCGCCCGATCCGGTGGCGGCCACCGCGGTCGCCGGATCGCTGGGGCTGCCCCGGCGCATGGTGTCGATCCTGGAAGGCGAGGGCCTGTTCAACGATGTGACGGCCATCGTGCTCTACCACGTGGCCGTGGCCGCCGCCGTCAGCGGCAGCTTCTCCTGGCCGCAGGCGCTGGGGGAGTTCGTGCTGTCCGCGGTGGTCGCGCTGGCCGTCGGGCTGGCCCTGGGCTGGGTCGCGAACCGGCTGATGGGCCTGCTCGGCGACGCCACCCTGCAGATCGGGCTGACCCTGCTGGTGCCGTTCGTCTCCTATGTCCTGGCCGAAGAGCTCCAGGGCTCGGGGGTGCTGGCCGTCCTCACCACCGCCCTGTTCCTCGCCGAGTACGCCTCCGACGCCGACGACGTCCTGGGCCGGCTGGCCGGGCACACCTTCTGGGAGATCGTCGACACCCTGGTCACCGGGGTGGCCTTCGGGCTCATCGGCCTGGAACTGCACACCGTGTTCAGCACCGCGCACGGCCGCTGGGGGCAGCTCGCCGGCTGGGCCGTCGCGGTGATCGCGGTGGTGGTCGGCGTCCGGCTGGTGTGGCTGCTGCCGGCGGCCTGGCTCGCGAGGAAGCTGCACACCCGGCGCGACTGGGACGAGGAGATCCCGCTGAGCTGGCGGGAGAGCGTGGTGATGTGGTGGGCCGGGATGCGCGGGGTGGCCTCGGTGGCCCTCGCCCTGGCCATCCCGCTGCGGACCGACGACGGGCAGCCGTTCCCCGCCCGGGACGAGATCATCTTCATCGCCTTCGCGGTGATCATGACCACGCTGGTGGTGCAGGGCCTCACCCTGCCCTGGCTGGTGCGCCGGCTCGGAGTGGAGCCGGACACCGACGCCGAGCGCGCGTTCGAGCGCCGGCTCGCGCTCCGCGCGGCCAAGGCGGCGAAACGGCGGCTGAAGGAGATCCAGGAGGTGGAGGAGCTCCCCGAGGACCTGGTGGAGACCCTGTACCGGCGCGCGTACGACGTCGGCGCCCGGATCAGCCCCGACCTGGTCGACGAGGAGCGCCGCGAGGCGTACGCGCAGCGGGTCGCCCGGATCCGGGACGTCCAGCGCATCCAGCGCGAGATGATGTCCGCCGCCCGCCACGAGGTCCTCGCCGCCCGCAGTGAACCGGGCGCGGACCCGGAGGTGGTCGACCGGGTCCTGCGCCACCTGGACGTCCGCAGCCTCCGGACCTCCTGA
- a CDS encoding RluA family pseudouridine synthase, which translates to MSTIPEIRTLPVPDGLEGERVDAAIARMFGFSRTKAADLAAAGKVSVDGSVVGKSERVHGGAWLEVEMPAPPRPVEIVAEPVEGMEIIHDDEDIVVIMKPVGVAAHPSPGWTGTTVIGGLAAAGYRISTSGAAERQGIVHRLDVGTSGLMAVAKSERAYTSLKHQFRERIVDKRYHALVQGHPDPMSGTIDAPIGRHPSADYKWAVTQEGKPSVTHYDLIEAFRAASLLDIKLETGRTHQIRVHMSAHRHPCVGDLTYGADPTIAKRLGLTRQWLHAVRLGFEHPADGQWVEFESHYPADLQHALDVIRAESE; encoded by the coding sequence GTGAGTACGATTCCCGAGATCCGCACCCTGCCCGTTCCCGATGGCCTCGAAGGCGAGCGCGTCGACGCCGCCATCGCCCGTATGTTCGGTTTCTCCCGGACGAAGGCGGCCGACCTCGCGGCTGCGGGGAAGGTGTCGGTCGACGGCAGCGTCGTCGGGAAGTCCGAGCGGGTGCACGGGGGCGCCTGGCTCGAGGTCGAGATGCCCGCCCCGCCGCGGCCGGTCGAGATCGTCGCCGAGCCCGTCGAGGGCATGGAGATCATCCACGACGACGAGGACATCGTCGTGATCATGAAGCCGGTCGGGGTGGCCGCCCACCCGAGCCCCGGCTGGACCGGCACCACCGTCATCGGCGGTCTGGCCGCCGCCGGCTACCGGATCTCCACCTCCGGCGCCGCCGAGCGCCAGGGCATCGTGCACCGCCTGGACGTCGGCACCTCCGGCCTGATGGCCGTCGCCAAGTCCGAGCGCGCCTACACCTCGCTCAAGCACCAGTTCCGCGAGCGGATCGTGGACAAGCGCTACCACGCCCTCGTCCAGGGCCACCCCGACCCGATGAGCGGCACCATCGACGCGCCGATCGGCCGGCACCCCAGCGCCGACTACAAGTGGGCCGTGACCCAGGAGGGCAAGCCCTCCGTCACCCACTACGACCTGATCGAGGCGTTCCGCGCCGCCTCGCTGCTCGACATCAAGCTGGAGACCGGCCGTACGCACCAGATCCGGGTGCACATGTCCGCGCACCGGCACCCCTGCGTGGGTGACCTGACCTACGGCGCCGACCCGACCATCGCCAAGCGGCTGGGCCTGACCCGGCAGTGGCTGCACGCGGTCCGGCTCGGTTTCGAGCACCCCGCCGACGGGCAGTGGGTGGAGTTCGAGAGCCACTACCCGGCGGACCTCCAGCACGCCCTGGACGTGATCCGCGCGGAGAGCGAGTGA
- a CDS encoding GNAT family N-acetyltransferase: MTAAYEVRVATGEADLAACFAVRTEVFVEEQGVPESVEYDAYDAEAVHVLAVGPDGPLGTGRLLYGEAALGKTGSPEVGSLGRLAVLKAARGLGVGAALVRAIEAEAVRRGLTAVDLGAQTQALGFYERLGYVAYGPEFEDAGMPHRAMRRTLP; encoded by the coding sequence GTGACCGCCGCGTACGAGGTCCGGGTCGCCACCGGCGAGGCGGACCTGGCCGCCTGCTTCGCGGTCCGCACCGAGGTGTTCGTCGAGGAGCAGGGCGTCCCGGAGTCGGTCGAGTACGACGCCTACGACGCGGAGGCCGTGCATGTGCTGGCCGTCGGGCCGGACGGCCCCCTCGGCACCGGCCGCCTGCTGTACGGCGAGGCCGCCCTCGGCAAGACCGGCTCGCCCGAGGTCGGCTCCCTGGGCCGGCTGGCCGTACTGAAGGCCGCCCGCGGCCTCGGGGTCGGCGCCGCGCTGGTCCGCGCGATCGAGGCGGAGGCGGTCCGGCGGGGCCTCACCGCGGTGGACCTCGGCGCCCAGACCCAGGCGCTGGGCTTCTACGAGCGGCTCGGCTACGTGGCGTACGGCCCGGAGTTCGAGGACGCGGGCATGCCGCACCGGGCGATGCGGCGCACCCTGCCGTAA
- a CDS encoding SDR family NAD(P)-dependent oxidoreductase, translated as MNNIDIDWNNRTVLVTGAEGFIGSALVDLLVARGARVRAFVHYKPYAEKGHLARYLADPAGPVEMWAGDVRDAGRVSDAVAGCDTVFHLAALIGIPYSYDSPGAYVQTNVTGTQNIAEACRRHGVRRLVHTSTSEVYGTALTAPIDEGHPLQPQSPYSASKIGADMMALSFHHAFELPVAVVRPFNTYGPRQSARAVIPTILAQLHAGAEEIRLGSLTPTRDFTYVTDTAEGFLAVAGCDRALGQVVNLGSGREISIGDLARALIKASGRDAVVTEDTSRLRPSGSEVERLLSDNSRAREWAGWQPRVSLDEGLRRTSEWIAAHPHLFAPGRYQV; from the coding sequence ATGAACAACATCGACATCGACTGGAACAACCGGACCGTCCTGGTCACCGGGGCCGAGGGGTTCATCGGCTCGGCCCTGGTGGACCTGCTGGTGGCCCGCGGCGCCCGGGTCCGGGCCTTCGTGCACTACAAGCCGTACGCCGAGAAGGGCCATCTGGCGCGCTACCTCGCCGACCCGGCCGGCCCGGTGGAGATGTGGGCGGGCGACGTCCGGGACGCGGGCCGGGTCAGCGATGCGGTGGCCGGCTGCGACACCGTCTTCCATCTGGCGGCGCTGATCGGCATCCCGTACAGCTACGACTCCCCGGGCGCCTACGTGCAGACGAACGTCACCGGCACCCAGAACATCGCGGAGGCCTGCCGCCGCCACGGGGTGCGCCGGCTGGTGCACACCTCCACCAGCGAGGTGTACGGGACGGCGCTCACCGCCCCGATCGACGAGGGCCACCCGCTGCAACCGCAGTCCCCCTACTCCGCGTCGAAGATCGGCGCGGACATGATGGCCCTCTCCTTCCACCACGCCTTCGAGCTGCCGGTGGCGGTGGTCCGGCCCTTCAACACGTACGGACCGCGGCAGTCGGCCCGGGCCGTGATCCCGACGATCCTGGCGCAGCTGCACGCGGGTGCCGAGGAGATCCGGCTGGGCTCGCTGACCCCGACCCGGGACTTCACGTATGTCACGGACACGGCGGAGGGCTTCCTGGCGGTGGCCGGCTGCGACCGGGCGCTGGGGCAGGTGGTCAACCTGGGCAGCGGCCGGGAGATATCGATCGGAGACCTGGCCCGGGCCCTGATCAAGGCCTCCGGCCGGGACGCGGTGGTGACGGAGGACACATCGCGGCTGCGCCCCTCGGGCAGTGAGGTGGAGCGCCTGCTGTCGGACAACTCCCGGGCCCGGGAGTGGGCCGGCTGGCAGCCGCGGGTGTCCCTGGACGAGGGGCTGCGCCGCACCTCGGAGTGGATCGCCGCGCATCCCCACCTGTTCGCCCCGGGCCGCTACCAGGTCTGA
- a CDS encoding YggT family protein yields the protein MGVALQVVYIALMCFLIVLIFRLVMDYVFQFARSWEPGKAMVVVLEATYTVTDPPLKLLRRFIPPLRLGGVALDLSFFVLMIIVYILISIVSNVARSV from the coding sequence ATGGGTGTCGCACTGCAGGTGGTCTACATCGCGCTGATGTGCTTCCTCATCGTGCTGATCTTCCGACTGGTCATGGACTACGTCTTCCAGTTCGCACGTTCATGGGAACCGGGCAAGGCGATGGTGGTCGTTCTGGAGGCCACCTACACTGTCACCGATCCACCGCTCAAGCTTCTGCGGCGATTCATCCCGCCGTTGCGTCTCGGGGGCGTGGCACTAGACCTGTCCTTCTTCGTGCTGATGATCATCGTCTACATCCTGATCAGCATCGTGAGCAACGTTGCGAGAAGCGTGTGA
- the lspA gene encoding signal peptidase II, with product MAEAERIIGTPEVGDDTQPEPAQAKGRRRITALLVVALLAYVLDLGSKMLVVAKLEHQVPIEIIGDLLKFEAVRNPGAAFGFGEAFTIIFTCIAATVIVVIVRLARKLYSLPWAIALGLLLGGALGNLTDRIFRSPGVFRGAVVDFIAPAHFAVFNLADSAIVCGGILIVLLSFRGLDPDGTVHKD from the coding sequence GTGGCAGAGGCGGAGCGCATCATCGGTACGCCGGAGGTCGGGGACGACACCCAGCCGGAGCCCGCGCAGGCCAAGGGGCGGCGGCGGATCACCGCGCTGCTGGTCGTCGCCCTGCTGGCGTACGTGCTCGACCTGGGCAGCAAGATGCTGGTGGTGGCGAAGCTGGAGCACCAGGTTCCCATCGAGATCATCGGGGACCTGCTCAAGTTCGAGGCGGTCCGGAACCCCGGCGCGGCCTTCGGCTTCGGCGAGGCCTTCACGATCATCTTCACCTGTATCGCCGCCACCGTGATCGTGGTGATCGTGCGGCTGGCCCGGAAGCTCTACAGCCTCCCCTGGGCCATCGCCCTGGGTCTGCTGCTGGGCGGTGCGCTCGGCAATCTCACCGACCGGATCTTCCGCTCGCCCGGCGTCTTCCGCGGTGCGGTGGTGGACTTCATCGCGCCCGCCCACTTCGCCGTCTTCAACCTCGCGGACTCGGCGATCGTCTGCGGCGGCATCCTGATCGTGCTGCTGTCCTTCCGGGGGCTGGACCCGGACGGCACCGTCCACAAGGACTGA
- the ileS gene encoding isoleucine--tRNA ligase → MTNPPQYRPVPAQVDLPALEHAVLEFWQESKTFAKTLEQSEGRPEWVFYEGPPTANGMPGAHHIEARVFKDVFPRFRTMRGYHVARKAGWDCHGLPVELAVEKELGFSGKQDIEAYGIAEFNAKCRESVLRHTDAFSELTTRMGYWVDLDDAYVTMDPEYVESVWWSLKEIFNKGLLVQDHRVAPWCPRCGTGLSDHELAQGYETVVDPSVFVRFPLTSGPLAGEAALLVWTTTPWTLVSNTAVAAHPEVTYVVATNGEEKLVVARPLLEKALGEGWEATGESFTGKEMERWTYERPFSLVEFPAPAHYVVNADYVTTEDGTGLVHQSPAFGADDLAVCRAYGLPVVNPVRPDGTFEEEVPLVGGVFFKKADEKLTADLDARGLLFKHIAYEHSYPHCWRCHTALLYYAQPSWYIRTTAVKDAMLRENEKTNWYPDSVKQGRFGDWLNNNIDWALSRNRYWGTPLPIWRCEEGHLTCVGSRAELSELSGRDHSALDPHRPYIDEVTFPCTAEGCSHTSVRVPEVIDAWYDSGSMPFAQWGYPYKNKEIFEKRYPAQFISEAIDQTRGWFYTLMAVGTLVFDKSSYENVVCLGHILAEDGRKMSKHLGNILQPIPLMDQHGADAVRWFMAAGGSPWAARRVGHGTIQEVVRKTLLTYWNTVAFQALYARTSNWAPSASDPAPADRTVLDRWLLSELHALVGEVTDAMEAYDTQRAGKLLSAFVDDLSNWYVRRSRRRFWQGDGAALRTLHEVVETVTRLMAPLTPFITERVWQDMIVPVTPEAPESVHLSSWPEADATAVDPVLSQQMLLVRRLVELGRATRAESGVKTRQPLSRALVAATGFSALSPELQAQITEELNVSSLASLSEVGGSLVDTTAKANFRALGKRFGKGVQDVAKAVAAADAAALSLALRSGSAEVSVNGETVTLTPEEVIITETPREGWSVASDSGATVALDLEITPELRLAGLARDAIRLIQEARKNSGLDVADRIALRWSSTDPEVVTALTDHAALIADEVLATDYASGEADGSFGDPFADESLSLTFRLRKA, encoded by the coding sequence ATGACGAACCCGCCGCAGTACCGCCCGGTACCCGCCCAGGTCGACCTGCCCGCCCTGGAGCACGCCGTCCTGGAGTTCTGGCAGGAGAGCAAGACCTTCGCCAAGACCCTGGAGCAGTCCGAGGGCCGCCCGGAGTGGGTCTTCTACGAAGGCCCGCCGACCGCCAACGGCATGCCCGGAGCGCACCACATCGAGGCCCGCGTCTTCAAGGACGTCTTCCCCCGCTTCCGGACCATGCGCGGCTACCACGTGGCCCGGAAGGCCGGCTGGGACTGCCACGGCCTGCCCGTCGAGCTGGCCGTCGAGAAGGAGCTCGGCTTCAGCGGCAAGCAGGACATCGAGGCGTACGGCATCGCCGAGTTCAACGCCAAGTGCCGGGAGTCCGTGCTCCGCCACACCGACGCCTTCTCCGAGCTCACCACGCGCATGGGCTACTGGGTGGACCTGGACGACGCCTACGTCACCATGGACCCCGAGTACGTGGAGTCCGTCTGGTGGTCCCTGAAGGAGATCTTCAACAAGGGCCTGCTGGTCCAGGACCACCGCGTGGCCCCCTGGTGCCCGCGCTGCGGCACCGGCCTCTCCGACCACGAGCTGGCCCAGGGCTACGAGACCGTCGTCGACCCCTCGGTCTTCGTCCGCTTCCCGCTGACCTCCGGCCCGCTCGCCGGCGAGGCCGCCCTCCTGGTCTGGACGACCACCCCCTGGACCCTGGTCTCCAACACCGCCGTGGCCGCGCACCCCGAGGTCACGTACGTGGTCGCGACCAATGGCGAGGAGAAGCTGGTCGTCGCCCGGCCGCTGCTGGAGAAGGCCCTCGGCGAGGGCTGGGAGGCCACCGGCGAGTCCTTCACCGGCAAGGAGATGGAGCGCTGGACCTACGAGCGCCCGTTCTCCCTCGTCGAGTTCCCGGCGCCCGCCCACTACGTGGTGAACGCCGACTACGTCACCACCGAGGACGGCACGGGTCTGGTCCACCAGTCCCCCGCCTTCGGCGCCGACGACCTCGCGGTCTGCCGCGCCTACGGCCTGCCCGTGGTGAACCCGGTCCGCCCCGACGGCACCTTCGAGGAAGAGGTCCCGCTGGTCGGCGGCGTCTTCTTCAAGAAGGCCGACGAGAAGCTGACCGCCGACCTCGACGCCCGCGGCCTGCTGTTCAAGCACATCGCGTACGAGCACAGCTACCCGCACTGCTGGCGCTGCCACACCGCCCTGCTCTACTACGCGCAGCCGTCCTGGTACATCCGCACCACCGCCGTCAAGGACGCGATGCTGCGGGAGAACGAGAAGACCAACTGGTACCCGGACTCGGTCAAGCAGGGCCGCTTCGGCGACTGGCTGAACAACAACATCGACTGGGCCCTGTCCCGGAACCGCTACTGGGGCACCCCGCTGCCGATCTGGCGCTGCGAGGAGGGCCACCTCACCTGCGTGGGCTCCCGCGCCGAGCTCAGCGAGCTGTCCGGCCGGGACCACAGCGCCCTGGACCCGCACCGCCCGTACATCGACGAGGTCACCTTCCCCTGCACGGCCGAGGGCTGTTCCCACACCTCGGTCCGGGTGCCTGAGGTCATCGACGCCTGGTACGACTCGGGGTCCATGCCGTTCGCGCAGTGGGGCTACCCGTACAAGAACAAGGAGATCTTCGAGAAGCGCTACCCGGCGCAGTTCATCTCGGAGGCCATCGACCAGACCCGCGGCTGGTTCTACACGCTGATGGCGGTCGGCACGCTCGTCTTCGACAAGTCCAGCTACGAGAACGTGGTCTGCCTGGGCCACATCCTCGCCGAGGACGGCCGCAAGATGTCCAAGCACCTGGGCAACATCCTGCAGCCGATCCCGCTCATGGACCAGCACGGCGCCGACGCGGTCCGGTGGTTCATGGCGGCCGGCGGCTCCCCGTGGGCGGCCCGCCGGGTCGGCCACGGCACCATCCAGGAGGTGGTCCGCAAGACCCTCCTCACCTACTGGAACACGGTCGCCTTCCAGGCGCTGTACGCCCGTACGTCGAACTGGGCGCCCTCGGCCTCCGACCCGGCCCCGGCGGACCGCACCGTCCTCGACCGCTGGCTCCTCTCGGAGCTCCACGCCCTCGTCGGCGAGGTCACGGACGCGATGGAGGCGTACGACACCCAGCGCGCCGGCAAGCTCCTGTCCGCGTTCGTGGACGACCTCTCCAACTGGTACGTGCGCCGCTCGCGCCGCCGGTTCTGGCAGGGGGACGGGGCGGCGCTCCGCACCCTCCACGAGGTCGTGGAGACGGTCACCCGCCTGATGGCCCCCCTCACCCCGTTCATCACGGAGCGGGTCTGGCAGGACATGATCGTCCCGGTCACCCCGGAGGCGCCGGAGTCGGTCCACCTGTCCTCGTGGCCCGAGGCGGACGCGACGGCCGTGGACCCCGTCCTGTCGCAGCAGATGCTGCTGGTCCGCCGCCTGGTGGAGCTGGGCCGGGCGACGCGTGCGGAGTCCGGGGTCAAGACCAGGCAGCCCCTCTCCCGGGCCCTGGTCGCGGCGACGGGCTTCTCGGCCCTGTCCCCCGAGCTCCAGGCCCAGATCACGGAGGAGCTGAACGTCTCCTCGCTGGCCTCGCTCTCCGAGGTGGGCGGCTCGCTGGTGGACACCACCGCGAAGGCGAACTTCCGGGCGCTGGGCAAGCGCTTCGGCAAGGGCGTGCAGGACGTGGCGAAGGCGGTGGCCGCGGCCGACGCGGCGGCCCTGTCCCTGGCCCTGCGGTCCGGCTCCGCCGAGGTCTCGGTCAACGGCGAGACGGTGACCCTCACCCCCGAGGAGGTCATCATCACGGAGACCCCGCGGGAGGGCTGGTCGGTGGCGTCCGACTCCGGCGCCACCGTCGCCCTGGACCTGGAGATCACCCCGGAGCTGCGCCTCGCCGGCCTGGCGCGTGACGCGATCCGCCTGATCCAGGAGGCCCGGAAGAACTCCGGTCTGGACGTCGCGGACCGCATCGCCCTGCGCTGGTCCTCGACGGACCCGGAGGTCGTCACGGCCCTGACGGACCACGCGGCGCTGATCGCGGACGAGGTCCTGGCGACGGACTACGCGTCGGGTGAGGCGGACGGGTCGTTCGGCGACCCGTTCGCGGACGAGTCGCTGTCCCTGACGTTCCGCCTCCGCAAGGCCTGA
- a CDS encoding TraR/DksA family transcriptional regulator, with the protein MVAKKQSTAAKAAQRAAPDAQPGPAPVKRAAAEQPKRAAAGKTAAVKRVDGKKAAAGKRAPAGTAAKRSAPAKAGKAAPAEVAGETTETGVRNVVAKKSTGTSRARKTATAATSGLPKARGAAELAVRPGEDPWSPAEVTEARTELEGEVLRLRSELDASELAITGLMRDGGGGAGDDEADTGSKNITREHEIALAANAREMLEQTQRALERLDAGTYGLCENCGRPIGKARMQAFPRATLCVECKQKQERRH; encoded by the coding sequence ATGGTGGCGAAGAAGCAGTCGACGGCGGCCAAGGCCGCACAGCGGGCGGCCCCAGACGCCCAGCCGGGCCCGGCCCCGGTGAAGCGCGCCGCAGCGGAGCAGCCGAAGCGGGCCGCGGCGGGGAAGACGGCCGCCGTGAAGCGGGTGGACGGCAAGAAGGCGGCGGCCGGGAAGCGAGCCCCGGCGGGGACGGCGGCGAAGCGCTCGGCCCCGGCCAAGGCCGGGAAGGCGGCCCCTGCCGAGGTGGCCGGGGAGACGACCGAGACGGGAGTCCGGAACGTGGTTGCCAAGAAGAGCACGGGCACGAGCAGGGCCAGGAAGACCGCCACCGCGGCCACCAGCGGGCTGCCCAAGGCCCGCGGCGCGGCGGAGCTCGCCGTCCGGCCGGGCGAGGACCCCTGGAGCCCCGCCGAGGTCACGGAGGCCCGTACCGAACTGGAGGGCGAGGTGCTGCGGCTGCGGTCCGAGCTGGACGCATCCGAGCTGGCCATCACGGGCCTGATGCGGGACGGCGGCGGCGGTGCCGGCGACGACGAGGCCGACACCGGCAGCAAGAACATCACCCGGGAGCACGAGATCGCCCTCGCCGCGAACGCCCGGGAGATGCTGGAGCAGACCCAGCGGGCCCTGGAGCGGCTGGACGCGGGGACCTACGGTCTCTGCGAGAACTGCGGCCGGCCCATCGGCAAGGCCAGGATGCAGGCCTTCCCCCGGGCCACGCTGTGCGTGGAGTGCAAGCAGAAGCAGGAACGCCGGCACTAG